The following nucleotide sequence is from Waddliaceae bacterium.
GCTGTCGTGGAAATCATAGAGAAAACATTGATCATTGATAATTGATAATTGCTCCATTAGGTGTTTCTTCGTGCCATATCTCTGCTTGGAAGGTGAGGATTTTTGCTTCCGGCGACAGTACTGCTTCAGAGGCGACGCCGGCTTTGTTGGCAAGACATTCGAGGAAGTCTTCTACGGAGAAGTTGTTTTCCGTAGCGACCTGTGGCAGTAGCAGTCCCTGTCTTCCGTGGTATTCTATGACGAGGCCATCGGTTCCTATGCGTATATTTTTGCTGCGCTCTTCTGGAAGGCATTCTAGTGGCTCGGGAACTGTAAGTATCGATATCTCTATGGTGA
It contains:
- the amrA gene encoding AmmeMemoRadiSam system protein A, translated to MDYKDLIALARMAIAKNFGDNYDATQYEESFTEKQGAFVTLRTFPDENLRGCIGYTLPVFSLATTIQRAAEAAAFQDPRFPSLQKEELDVITIEISILTVPEPLECLPEERSKNIRIGTDGLVIEYHGRQGLLLPQVATENNFSVEDFLECLANKAGVASEAVLSPEAKILTFQAEIWHEETPNGAIINYQ